In the genome of Raphanus sativus cultivar WK10039 chromosome 4, ASM80110v3, whole genome shotgun sequence, one region contains:
- the LOC130510988 gene encoding uncharacterized protein LOC130510988, with the protein MEHLVIHLPYEAMLRGPVHNGWMYPYERAMKYLKGKAKNLARVEGSIVAGSLNEETSHFTSYYFASQVRTKKKNTSRYDDGGVMPTYIVEDVPDIFTQIGRLGGKLKEVWWSSSEDAHSAHTYILLNCEEIESFESDFVAQVEEAIPGISTADLNKRKDQHFVKWLKTQVRRVSN; encoded by the exons atggaacatCTGGTTATCCACCTTCCGTATGAGGCAATGCTACGTGGACCTGTTCATAATGGATGGATGTATCCTTACGAACGAgctatgaaatatttgaaaggCAAAGCAAAAAATCTGGCAAGGGTGGAAGGTTCAATAGTTGCTGGGAGTTTGAATGAGGAAACATCTCACTTTACGTCCTACTACTTTGCGTCACAAGTCcggaccaaaaaaaagaatacgagcagatatgatgatggtggtgttatGCCGACATATATTGTTGAAGATGTTCCAGACATATTTACTCAGATTGGACGGCTTGGTGGAAAACTAAAAGAAGTTTGGTGGTCAAGTTCTGAAGACGCACATAGTGCCCACACATATATACTTCTTAACTGCGAGGAGATTGAATCATTTGAAAG cGATTTTGTTGCCCAAGTCGAAGAAGCTATACCAGGAATATCAACTGCTGATCTCAACAAAAGGAAAGACCAACACTTTGTGAAATGGTTAAAAACGCAGGTACGTCGTgtatctaattaa